A single region of the Etheostoma cragini isolate CJK2018 chromosome 3, CSU_Ecrag_1.0, whole genome shotgun sequence genome encodes:
- the LOC117942556 gene encoding glutamate receptor ionotropic, kainate 1 isoform X2: MAKRKGLFFALLYFIAEFCLTSQQVLRIGGIFETLENEPVSVEELAFKFAVTNINRNRTLMPNTTLTYDIQRINLFDSFEASRKACDQLALGVGAVFGPSHSSSVSAVQSICNALEVPHIQTRWKHPSVDNKDSFFINLYPEYTAISRAVLDIVQYYKWKTVTVVYEDATGLIRLQELIKAPSRYSIKIKIRQLPTGSKDARPLLKEMKKGKEFYIIFDCSYQTSADVLKQILSMGMMTEYYHFFFTTLDLFSLDLEPYRYSGVNMTGFRLLNIDSPPVASVVERWAMERLQAPSKAETGMMEGMMTTEAALMYDAVYMVAAASQRSAQITVSSLQCHRHKPWRFGSRFINMLKEAQWSGLTGQIVINKTDGLRKEFDLDVISLKEDGLEKIGVWNSQTGLNLTESNKDSSTNVTDSMANRTLIVTTILENPYVMYKKSDKPLYGNDRFEGYCLDLLKELSNILGFSYEVKLVSDGKYGAQNDKGEWNGMVRELIDHVADLAVAPLTITYVREKVIDFSKPFMTLGISILYHKPNGTNPGVFSFLNPLSPDIWMYVLLACLGVSCVLFVIARFTPYEWYNPHPCNPDSDVVENNFTLINSVWFGVGALMQQGSELMPKALSTRIVGGIWWFFTLIIISSYTANLAAFLTVERMDSPIDSADDLAKQTKIEYGAVRDGSTMTFFKKSKISTYEKMWAFMSSRKNTALVKNNREGIQRVLTTDYALLMESTSIEYISQRNCNLTQIGGLIDSKGYGVGTPIGSPYRDKITIAILQLQEEGKLHMMKEKWWRGNGCPEEDSKEASALGVENIGGIFIVLAAGLVLSVFVAIGEFIYKSRKNLDIEEVSVGQCEWHNKY, from the exons GCGGAATCTTTGAGACGCTTGAGAATGAGCCCGTTAGTGTTGAAGAACTGGCATTTAAATTCGCTGTAACCAACATCAACAGGAACCGGACCTTAATGCCAAACACCACATTGACCTATGACATCCAGAGAATAAACCTATTTGACAGTTTTGAGGCCTCGAGAAAGG CCTGCGACCAGTTGGCCCTGGGTGTTGGGGCCGTTTTTGGCCCCTCTCACAGCTCATCTGTCAGTGCGGTCCAGTCTATTTGTAACGCCCTGGAAGTCCCTCACATCCAGACCCGCTGGAAACACCCCTCAGTGGACAACAAAGACAGCTTCTTCATTAATCTCTATCCGGAATACACCGCCATAAGCCGAGCCGTGCTGGACATAGTGCAGTACTACAAGTGGAAGACGGTCACCGTTGTCTATGAGGACGCAACTG GACTCATTCGTTTGCAAGAGTTGATCAAAGCTCCGTCCAGATACAGCATCAAAATCAAGATCCGCCAGCTGCCAACAGGAAGTAAAGATGCCCGTCCTCTGTTGAAAGAGatgaagaaagggaaagagtTCTACATCATCTTTGACTGCTCTTACCAAACATCAGCTGATGTTCTCAAGCAG ATCTTGTCCATGGGGATGATGACTGAATATTACCACTTCTTCTTCACCACACTG GACCTGTTCTCCCTCGACCTGGAGCCGTACCGCTACAGCGGGGTCAACATGACGGGGTTCAGACTGCTCAACATAGACAGTCCTCCGGTGGCCTCGGTGGTGGAGAGGTGGGCCATGGAGCGACTGCAGGCCCCCTCCAAAGCTGAGACTGGAATGATGGAGGGGATGATGACA ACTGAAGCCGCTCTGATGTACGATGCCGTCTACATGGTGGCGGCGGCCTCGCAACGCAGCGCCCAGATCACCGTCAGCTCCCTGCAGTGTCACCGGCACAAACCCTGGCGCTTCGGATCCCGCTTCATCAACATGCTCAAAGAG GCACAATGGAGCGGCTTGACGGGACAAATAGTCATAAACAAGACAGACGGCCTGCGGAAAGAATTTGATTTGGATGTCATCAGCCTAAAGGAAGATGGCTTGGAGAAG ATTGGTGTGTGGAACTCCCAAACAGGCCTTAATTTAACCGAAAGCAACAAGGACTCGTCCACTAATGTGACCGACTCAATGGCCAACCGCACCCTCATTGTCACAACTATTCTG GAAAATCCTTATGTCATGTATAAGAAATCTGATAAGCCCCTGTATGGAAATGATCGCTTTGAGGGCTACTGCCTGGACCTGCTCAAAGAGCTCTCCAACATTTTGGGATTCTCCTATGAGGTGAAGCTGGTTTCTGACGGCAAATATGGAGCTCAGAATGACAAGGGCGAGTGGAACGGCATGGTGCGAGAACTCATTGACCAT GTGGCTGACCTCGCAGTGGCCCCTCTTACTATCACATATGTAAGGGAAAAGGTGATAGATTTCTCCAAGCCCTTCATGACACTGGGGATCAGCATCCTCTACCACAAACCCAACGGGACCAATCCAGGGGTGTTCTCCTTCCTCAACCCCCTGTCTCCTGATATCTGGATGTATGTGCTACTGGCATGCCTCGGTGTCAGCTGTGTGCTCTTTGTTATTGCCAG GTTCACTCCCTATGAGTGGTACAACCCTCACCCCTGCAACCCAGACTCAGATGTGGTTGAAAACAACTTCACTCTAATAAATAGTGTGTGGTTTGGAGTTGGAGCACTTATGCAGCAAG GATCCGAACTGATGCCTAAGGCCCTGTCTACGAGGATAGTCGGTGGAATATGGTGGTTCTTTACACTGATCATAATCTCCTCATACACTGCTAACTTGGCTGCCTTCCTCACTGTGGAAAGAATGGACTCGCCAATTGACTCTGCAGATGACTTGgccaaacaaaccaaaattgAGTACGGTGCTGTAAGAGACGGCTCCACCATGACCTTTTTTAAG AAATCTAAGATCTCAACTTATGAGAAAATGTGGGCATTCATGAGcagcaggaaaaacacagctTTGGTGAAAAACAACCGGGAGGGGATTCAGAGGGTTCTCACCACAGACTACGCGCTCCTGATGGAATCGACCAGCATCGAGTACATCAGCCAGCGTAACTGCAACCTCACACAGATTGGAGGCTTGATAGATTCAAAGGGCTATGGAGTGGGAACCCCCATTG GCTCCCCTTACAGAGACAAGATCACCATCGCCATCTTGCAgcttcaggaggaagggaagcTGCACATGATGAAGGAGAAATGGTGGAGAGGGAATGGCTGCCCAGAGGAGGACAGCAAAGAGGCCAGTGCTCTGGGTGTGGAGAACATAGGGGGAATCTTTATTGTGCTCGCAGCTGGACTAGTCCTCTCAGTTTTTGTAGCAATTGGAGAGTTTATCTACAAATCCAGAAAGAACTTGGACATTGAGGAGGTGAGTGTTGGTCAGTGCGAATGGCACAACAAGTATTAA
- the LOC117942558 gene encoding transcription regulator protein BACH1-like, whose protein sequence is MPLQDPRMSVFTFQSAVHSAHVLQCLNDQRQRDVLCDVTVAVENKSFRAHCSVLASCSEYFHSRVTNVTRHNSIITLPDEVTVEGFEPLLQFAYTSKLSFTKENIHAIHSSAEFLGFHNLESACFDFLIPKFSECRRTSREVRHRACCLSPNPSASFGPSVESSQPTSFESHSSVPSSVDEQTDFPSQCPQSAQGQTNSGEEHFCLENCRPQMAPLSLELTANSVCPMLSLPCPDSDKEDQPSQFSERDVLDIGDVCNQSELSLTDCDLPCELSSPRDVNPPEPFEPAGTDVKQTVETLCAETDCNLGSCPLTTGAENCSELLEQSEAGLQHKIEGDLSDPTPTALSHAEGIGERSSEEREVAEHLAKGFWSDLCPSQAQPPPLEPMDQNSLAKASDFHWLKQLDLSSSVGDCPFLRDFGSGDEPAPRTDSLSQSEKSPYMSSSLNSGDDSDLDTDGDTEANNKRAAEIQLPFPVEQISALSRGAFQQLLRQHQLTQDQQEFVHDVRRRSKNRVAAQRCRKRKLDSIHQLEYEIKKLRSQKERLLQERTELEQNLEETRHSLCGLCKSVSIESGCDQDHLQLLAKVTSSDSPISSSSLLDEDEESQITIKMVSCSSECDPSKPPACSVQTATPEDGTQTEEAGSPQSCPVPTSLLNVCLDMNNSL, encoded by the exons ATGCCGCTCCAAGATCCTCGCATGTCAGTGTTCACCTTTCAGTCTGCAGTGCACAGCGCCCATGTGCTCCAGTGTCTGAATGACCAGAGGCAGCGTGACGTGCTGTGTGACGTGACCGTGGCGGTGGAAAACAAGAGTTTTCGGGCCCACTGCTCAGTCTTGGCTTCCTGCAGTGAATACTTTCACAGCAGAGTTACCAATGTCACCAGACATAATTCCATCATCACCCTACCTGATGAG GTGACAGTTGAGGGGTTTGAACCTTTGCTTCAATTTGCCTACACCTCGAAGCTGTCTTTCACCAAAGAAAACATTCACGCCATTCACAGCAGTGCTGAGTTTTTAGGATTCCATAACTTGGAGTCAGCATGCTTTGATTTTCTCATTCCAAAGTTTTCTGAATGCAGAAGAACCTCCCGGGAAGTAAGGCATAGAGCCTGTTGTCTGAGCCCCAATCCCAGTGCCAGTTTTGGCCCCAGCGTAGAGAGCAGCCAACCGACATCATTTGAGTCTCACAGCTCAGTGCCTTCGAGTGTTGATGAACAGACAGATTTCCCATCACAATGTCCTCAGAGTGCACAGGGTCAGACCAACAGTGGGGAAGAACACTTCTGTTTGGAGAACTGCAGGCCACAAATGGCCCCCTTATCTCTGGAGTTAACAGCAAATAGCGTGTGCCCCATGTTGTCTTTGCCATGCCCAGACTCTGACAAAGAAGATCAACCCTCTCAGTTCAGCGAAAGAGACGTTTTAGACATAGGAGATGTGTGCAATCAAAGTGAGTTGAGTTTGACAGACTGTGACTTACCCTGTGAGTTGTCAAGCCCACGGGATGTGAATCCACCAGAACCCTTTGAGCCTGCAGGCACAGATGTTAAGCAGACTGTTGAGACGCTTTGTGCTGAAACCGACTGCAACCTCGGTTCATGTCCACTCACAACAGGGGCAGAAAATTGCAGTGAGTTATTAGAGCAGAGTGAGGCTGGCCTCCAACACAAAATAGAAGGAGATCTCTCAGACCCTACACCAACTGCTCTAAGCCACGCGGAGGGAATCGGGGAGAGGAGCAGTGAGGAGAGGGAGGTGGCTGAACATCTGGCTAAGGGATTTTGGTCTGACCTATGCCCATCTCAGGCTCAACCACCCCCCTTGGAACCCATGGACCAAAACAGTCTGGCAAAAGCATCAGACTTTCATTGGCTTAAGCAGCTGGACCTGAGCTCCAGTGTAGGAGACTGTCCCTTCCTCAGGGACTTTGGGTCAGGTGATGAGCCGGCCCCACGCACTGACAGCCTGTCCCAGTCAGAGAAGAGCCCCTACATGTCCTCCTCGCTCAACTCCGGGGACGACTCAGACCTGGACACGGATGGAGATACTGAGGCCAACAACAAAAGAGCAGCAGAG ATTCAGCTCCCATTCCCAGTGGAGCAGATCTCAGCGCTGAGCCGGGGTGCCTTCCAGCAGCTTCTGAGACAACATCAGCTGACTCAAGATCAGCAGGAGTTTGTCCATGACGTCCGTCGACGAAGCAAAAACCGCGTGGCTGCACAGCGCTGCCGAAAGAGGAAATTAGACAGCATACACCAATTAGAATATGAAATCAAAAAATTG AGAAGTCAGAAAGAGCGGCTGCTGCAGGAGCGAACAGAGTTGGAGCAAAACCTGGAGGAGACGAGGCACAGTCTGTGTGGGTTGTGTAAGAGTGTCAGCATCGAGTCTGGCTGTGATCAGGACCACTTGCAGCTTCTTGCCAAGGTCACCTCATCAGACTCCCCCATCTCCTCCAGTAGCCTTTTGGATGAAGATGAGGAGTCCCAGATCACAATCAAAATGGTAAGTTGTTCTTCAGAGTGTGACCCGAGCAAGCCGCCTGCATGCTCAGTTCAAACTGCTACACCAGAGGAtggcacacagacagaggaggcAGGTTCTCCACAGAGTTGCCCCGTGCCCACTTCTCTGCTCAATGTCTGTCTGGACATGAACAACAGCTTATAA
- the LOC117942556 gene encoding glutamate receptor ionotropic, kainate 1 isoform X1, which produces MAKRKGLFFALLYFIAEFCLTSQQVLRIGGIFETLENEPVSVEELAFKFAVTNINRNRTLMPNTTLTYDIQRINLFDSFEASRKACDQLALGVGAVFGPSHSSSVSAVQSICNALEVPHIQTRWKHPSVDNKDSFFINLYPEYTAISRAVLDIVQYYKWKTVTVVYEDATGLIRLQELIKAPSRYSIKIKIRQLPTGSKDARPLLKEMKKGKEFYIIFDCSYQTSADVLKQILSMGMMTEYYHFFFTTLDLFSLDLEPYRYSGVNMTGFRLLNIDSPPVASVVERWAMERLQAPSKAETGMMEGMMTTEAALMYDAVYMVAAASQRSAQITVSSLQCHRHKPWRFGSRFINMLKEAQWSGLTGQIVINKTDGLRKEFDLDVISLKEDGLEKTITGNNRLNKVWKKIGVWNSQTGLNLTESNKDSSTNVTDSMANRTLIVTTILENPYVMYKKSDKPLYGNDRFEGYCLDLLKELSNILGFSYEVKLVSDGKYGAQNDKGEWNGMVRELIDHVADLAVAPLTITYVREKVIDFSKPFMTLGISILYHKPNGTNPGVFSFLNPLSPDIWMYVLLACLGVSCVLFVIARFTPYEWYNPHPCNPDSDVVENNFTLINSVWFGVGALMQQGSELMPKALSTRIVGGIWWFFTLIIISSYTANLAAFLTVERMDSPIDSADDLAKQTKIEYGAVRDGSTMTFFKKSKISTYEKMWAFMSSRKNTALVKNNREGIQRVLTTDYALLMESTSIEYISQRNCNLTQIGGLIDSKGYGVGTPIGSPYRDKITIAILQLQEEGKLHMMKEKWWRGNGCPEEDSKEASALGVENIGGIFIVLAAGLVLSVFVAIGEFIYKSRKNLDIEEVSVGQCEWHNKY; this is translated from the exons GCGGAATCTTTGAGACGCTTGAGAATGAGCCCGTTAGTGTTGAAGAACTGGCATTTAAATTCGCTGTAACCAACATCAACAGGAACCGGACCTTAATGCCAAACACCACATTGACCTATGACATCCAGAGAATAAACCTATTTGACAGTTTTGAGGCCTCGAGAAAGG CCTGCGACCAGTTGGCCCTGGGTGTTGGGGCCGTTTTTGGCCCCTCTCACAGCTCATCTGTCAGTGCGGTCCAGTCTATTTGTAACGCCCTGGAAGTCCCTCACATCCAGACCCGCTGGAAACACCCCTCAGTGGACAACAAAGACAGCTTCTTCATTAATCTCTATCCGGAATACACCGCCATAAGCCGAGCCGTGCTGGACATAGTGCAGTACTACAAGTGGAAGACGGTCACCGTTGTCTATGAGGACGCAACTG GACTCATTCGTTTGCAAGAGTTGATCAAAGCTCCGTCCAGATACAGCATCAAAATCAAGATCCGCCAGCTGCCAACAGGAAGTAAAGATGCCCGTCCTCTGTTGAAAGAGatgaagaaagggaaagagtTCTACATCATCTTTGACTGCTCTTACCAAACATCAGCTGATGTTCTCAAGCAG ATCTTGTCCATGGGGATGATGACTGAATATTACCACTTCTTCTTCACCACACTG GACCTGTTCTCCCTCGACCTGGAGCCGTACCGCTACAGCGGGGTCAACATGACGGGGTTCAGACTGCTCAACATAGACAGTCCTCCGGTGGCCTCGGTGGTGGAGAGGTGGGCCATGGAGCGACTGCAGGCCCCCTCCAAAGCTGAGACTGGAATGATGGAGGGGATGATGACA ACTGAAGCCGCTCTGATGTACGATGCCGTCTACATGGTGGCGGCGGCCTCGCAACGCAGCGCCCAGATCACCGTCAGCTCCCTGCAGTGTCACCGGCACAAACCCTGGCGCTTCGGATCCCGCTTCATCAACATGCTCAAAGAG GCACAATGGAGCGGCTTGACGGGACAAATAGTCATAAACAAGACAGACGGCCTGCGGAAAGAATTTGATTTGGATGTCATCAGCCTAAAGGAAGATGGCTTGGAGAAG ACAATCACGGGCAACAACCGCCTGAATAAAGTGTGGAAAAAG ATTGGTGTGTGGAACTCCCAAACAGGCCTTAATTTAACCGAAAGCAACAAGGACTCGTCCACTAATGTGACCGACTCAATGGCCAACCGCACCCTCATTGTCACAACTATTCTG GAAAATCCTTATGTCATGTATAAGAAATCTGATAAGCCCCTGTATGGAAATGATCGCTTTGAGGGCTACTGCCTGGACCTGCTCAAAGAGCTCTCCAACATTTTGGGATTCTCCTATGAGGTGAAGCTGGTTTCTGACGGCAAATATGGAGCTCAGAATGACAAGGGCGAGTGGAACGGCATGGTGCGAGAACTCATTGACCAT GTGGCTGACCTCGCAGTGGCCCCTCTTACTATCACATATGTAAGGGAAAAGGTGATAGATTTCTCCAAGCCCTTCATGACACTGGGGATCAGCATCCTCTACCACAAACCCAACGGGACCAATCCAGGGGTGTTCTCCTTCCTCAACCCCCTGTCTCCTGATATCTGGATGTATGTGCTACTGGCATGCCTCGGTGTCAGCTGTGTGCTCTTTGTTATTGCCAG GTTCACTCCCTATGAGTGGTACAACCCTCACCCCTGCAACCCAGACTCAGATGTGGTTGAAAACAACTTCACTCTAATAAATAGTGTGTGGTTTGGAGTTGGAGCACTTATGCAGCAAG GATCCGAACTGATGCCTAAGGCCCTGTCTACGAGGATAGTCGGTGGAATATGGTGGTTCTTTACACTGATCATAATCTCCTCATACACTGCTAACTTGGCTGCCTTCCTCACTGTGGAAAGAATGGACTCGCCAATTGACTCTGCAGATGACTTGgccaaacaaaccaaaattgAGTACGGTGCTGTAAGAGACGGCTCCACCATGACCTTTTTTAAG AAATCTAAGATCTCAACTTATGAGAAAATGTGGGCATTCATGAGcagcaggaaaaacacagctTTGGTGAAAAACAACCGGGAGGGGATTCAGAGGGTTCTCACCACAGACTACGCGCTCCTGATGGAATCGACCAGCATCGAGTACATCAGCCAGCGTAACTGCAACCTCACACAGATTGGAGGCTTGATAGATTCAAAGGGCTATGGAGTGGGAACCCCCATTG GCTCCCCTTACAGAGACAAGATCACCATCGCCATCTTGCAgcttcaggaggaagggaagcTGCACATGATGAAGGAGAAATGGTGGAGAGGGAATGGCTGCCCAGAGGAGGACAGCAAAGAGGCCAGTGCTCTGGGTGTGGAGAACATAGGGGGAATCTTTATTGTGCTCGCAGCTGGACTAGTCCTCTCAGTTTTTGTAGCAATTGGAGAGTTTATCTACAAATCCAGAAAGAACTTGGACATTGAGGAGGTGAGTGTTGGTCAGTGCGAATGGCACAACAAGTATTAA